From the Kribbella sp. CA-293567 genome, the window CGCGCGGAAGCACCCCTCCATGGTGTTCTCGAGATCGCCAAATCCCGCCTCCGTCGCCGTGTCGTCGGCCAGTTCTAGCCCCAGCAAGTGCTCGAACGGACCGCTTTAGTGGCGGGCTCCTGGCCAGGTAGCGGCAACAGACGCAGCACCTCGTCCGTCGGCGAGCCGGCCAGGAGCCCGCTCGTGGGATCGATCATATGTTCGAATGTAGAGGAAGCGCAAGTCGGCGGCAGGAGTAGGCGACAGCGTCGCGGCCGATCCGCGTAACGATCAGCGTGGCGGTGGCCGAGCCCTTCGGGGAGAGCTTCTTGCGCAGCACCGCCGGGTCGAAATCAACCCCGCGTTTCTTGATCTCCAACGTGCCGATCCCGTGCGCGCGGACCCAGGAGCGCAGGGCTTTCTCCTTGTAGGGAAGCTCTTCGATCACCTCGTACGCCGAGGCCAGCGGCGTCGCCGCCAAGGTGTCGCTACTGACATACGCGATTCGTGGATCCACGAGCCACCCGTCGACCGCTGCTGCAACAGCCGTGACCAAGCCGGCCCTGACGACGGCTCCATCCGGCTCGTAGATGTACTGCCCGACAGGCGCGCTCTCGACCTCAGGCGCCGACGTCACTGTCGCGCCGCTGGGCAGTAGGGTCGCGCGGCGCGTAGTACCGGCGTAGAGCTTGCCGGACCACAGTGCAGCCTCTTTGACCTCTCCTGCATCGCTGACCCACTCCGCCTCGACGCCTTCGGGTACGGCGTCGTGGGGGATACCCGGGGCCACCTTCACGCAGGCAGTACCCGTCAGGAGGTCGGTGATGAAGGACCAGGGCGGCGAATAGGCGTTGTGGTCGAACACCCGCCTCCCGTCCGCCCGCCGTGCCGGGTCGGCGAACACCACGTCGTACTGCGAAACGTCCTGCGCCTCGGCATCGCCCACCAGCACCTCACCGGCCAGCCCCAGTGCCGCGAGGTTGGCCTGAGCCGCTGCGGCCGTCGCCGGATCGCGCTCGACTCCGGTGACTCGCAACCCAGCTCGGGCCGCGCTGATCAGGTCGCCGCCGATGCCGCAGCCCAGATCGACCACTGTTGCTCCGGGGAGGGTGTGGGCTATCCGTGCCGCCCGGTGCACGCCGACAGTCGTCCGGGTGGCTTGTTCCAGGCCGTCCGGCGTGAAGTACATCCGCGCTGCGTCGGTGACGCCGAACTTGGCAGCCGCGCGATGCCGTAGTGACGCCTGCGTCACCGCAGCGGTCACCACGGCAGCGTCGTACCGGCGTCTGAGTCGCTCGACCAGCTTCAGCTCCCCGCCAGGCGTGAAGGCGGCGCAGGTCTCAGCCAGTACTGCGGACCCGTCGCTAGTGAGCAGTAACGTGATCGATGAGGGGTCCACCCGGCCAAGTCTGCCTGGACGGCTAGAGCGGGCTGGAGCAGGCCTTGCTCCAGGTGTTGGTCTTGCTGGAGAAGAGGCGCCAGTTCATCGCCGAACGGGTCTTGGGGCCGTAGATGCCATCGGCGGCCAGCTTGTGCCGCTTCTGGACCGCCTTGATCACTCCACGGGTGTTGCTGCCGTAGACACCGTCCACTGTGAGCTTGTAGCCGTAGCAGTAGTTCAGGTTGCGCTGCAGCGTCCGGATGGCGGTGTCGGGGTCGCCTCGGCGAGACGTCGTCCGGTACGGGTCGTCGCCGAGCATGAGGTTGCACGTGGTGCTCGTGCTGTTCCACACCGACGGCATGGGGACGCCCCAGCCGGTCCTGCCGACCGGTACCAGCCGGGCGTACAGGCACTGCGGAGTAGCCGCCGCCGCTGCGTCCATCCGCTGGCCGGCCGCGGCTGAGGCGTCGGCCTTGATCTGTACTGCGGGCGCACCGCCGCCTGGGGCAGCGCTGTCGGCGCCACTGGACGAGGAGTCGTTCGCGCCGTTGGCGGCCAGGCCGGCGACCACGAACGGACTGGCGACAATCGCGGCGATCACCACCAGCTTGCGGGGGCTCAGCTTCGGCAATGACGGGAGATGCAGCGCCATGGGGACTCTCCTCGAGCAGTCGATCCCGGGGCGGCCGGGAACCCTACGGAGACGACGGTCCCACGAGCAGGTGGGGTCTAGCCAGCCCTCGGTGGCGGAAAGCGTCCAGGTGGTCACAAGGGGTGGAACCGGCCGCAGCGTGTTCGCCGGTGGCGAGAATCTGGCACTCGAGTTGACCGAGTGCTAATCGCGGCCTAGATTCGGTGTTGGCACTCTCCACCCGAGGGTGCCAGGTGGCCCGGCCTCTGATCCCCGCGACGGCAGCGGCGTACGGCCACCCGCACCACCCTTGAACTCACCAAGAACTCGACCGTGGAGGTCAGCAAGTGTCGGTCACGATCAAGCCGCTCGAGGACCGTATCCTCGTTGCGCCGCTCGAAGCCGAGCAGACCACGAAGTCCGGCCTGGTCATCCCGGACACCGCCAAGGAGAAGCCGCAGGAGGGCGAGATCCTCGCTGTCGGCCCCGGCCGCATCGACGACAACGGCAACCGCGTTCCGCTGGATGTCAACGTCGGCGACAAGGTCATCTACTCCAAGTACGGCGGCACCGAGGTCAAGTACGACGGCCAGGACTACCTGATCCTGGGCGCTCGCGACATCCTCGCAGTCGTCACCAAGTGACGATCGCCTGCAGTTCCTGACTGATACCGCTCCGGTGCCGACTTTCCGGCACTGGAGCGGAGTCGGTTCTCCGGGGCGTGCGGGCACCATTGTTGAAACTCAGAGAGGGACTTGTTTTCTATGCCGAAGATCCTCGAGTTCGACGAGAACGCGCGGCGCGCGCTGGAGCGTGGCGTCGACAAGCTCGCGAACACGGTGAAGGTGACGCTGGGGCCCAAGGGCCGCTACGTCGTGCTGGACAAGAAGTGGGGCGCCCCGACCATCACCAACGACGGTGTGACCGTCGCCCGTGAGGTCGAGCTGGACGACCCGTTCGAGAACCTCGGTGCGCAGCTGGCCAAGGAGGTTGCCACCAAGACCAACGATGTCGCCGGTGACGGTACGACCACCGCGACCGTGCTGGCGCAGGCGCTGGTGCACGAGGGCCTGCGGGCCGTCGCGGCCGGCGTCAACCCGATGGGCCTGAAGAAGGGCATCGAGGCCGCCGTCGAGGCCGTCTCGAAGAAGCTGATCGAGACCGCTCGTCCGGTCGACGACAAGGGCGACATGGCCCACGTCGCCACCATCTCCGCCCGCGACGCCGAGATCGGTTCGCTGATCGCCGAGGCGTTCGACAAGGTCGGCAAGGACGGCGTCATCACCGTCGAGGAGTCGAACACCTTCGGCACCGAGCTCGAGTTCACCGAGGGCATGCAGTTCGACAAGGGCTACATCTCGCCCTACTTCATCACCGACGCCGAGGCCGGCGAAGCGGTGCTGGACGACCCGTACATCCTGATCAGCCAGGGCAAGATCTCCGCGGTCGCGGACCTGCTGCCGCTGCTGGAGAAGGTCGTGCAGTCCGGCAAGACGCTGCTGATCATCGCCGAGGACGTCGACGGCGAGGCGCTGTCGACCCTGGTCGTGAACAAGATCCGCGGCAACTTCACCTCCGTCGCCGTCAAGGCGCCGGGCTTCGGTGACCGTCGCAAGGCGATGCTCGAGGACCTGGCCGCGCTCACCGGCGCCCAGGTGATCGCGCCCGAGGTCGGCCTCAAGCTCGACCAGGTCGGTCTCGAGGTGCTCGGCACCGCCCGCCGGATCGTCGTCACCAAGGACAACACCACTGTTGTCGAGGGTGCCGGCAAGTCCGACGAGATCGAGTCCCGGGTCAACCAGATCAAGGCCGAGATCGAGCGCACCGACTCCGACTGGGACCGCGAGAAGCTGCAGGAGCGGCTGGCCAAGCTGGCCGGTGGCGTCTGCGTGATCAAGGTCGGCGCGGCCACCGAGGTCGAGCTGAAGGAGAAGAAGCACCGGATCGAGGACGCGGTCTCCGCGACCCGTGCGGCGATCGAAGAGGGCATCGTCGCCGGTGGCGGCTCGGCTCTCGTGCACGCCGCCGCGGTGCTGGACAACGGCCTGGACCTGGAGGGCGACGAGCTCGCCGGCGTCCGGATCGTCCGCAAGGCGGTCGTCGAGCCGCTGCGCTGGATCGCCGAGAACGGTGGCTACGAGGGTTACGTCGTGACCGCCAAGGTCGCGGAGCTCGAGGTCGGCAGCGGCTTCAACGCCGCCACCGGTGAGTACGGCGACCTGCTCGCCCAGGGCGTCCTGGACCCGGTCAAGGTGACGCGTTCCGCGCTCGCCAACGCCGGCTCCATCGCCGCCCTGCTGCTCACCACGGAGACGCTGGTCGTCGACAAGCCCGAAGAAGAAGAGCCCGCCGCAGCCGGTCACGGCCACGGCCACGGTCACTGATTCTTCGCAGTACCCCGAACTGCCCGGCCGGTCCTTTCCTGGACCGGCCGGGCAGTTCTTCTTTCCCACGCGAACTCCTTCGTCGCCCGCTCCCGCCCACCCCTGGCTCGCGGCTCCTGCGTCGCCGCTCAACAGCTGCTGCGCCCCCTGCGTTCAGTGGTAGGCAGCCCTCCGTCGCTGCATCCCGCGATGCGCTGCAAGCCATTGAGCCGAGCCGCTCAACCACTGGCCGCTGCACTCCGCGATGAGTTGCAGTCACGAGTCGAGCGCCGACCATTGGTCGCACCCCCCGCGATGCGTTTCAGCTACTGAGCCGAGCCGCCCACCATTGGTCGCTGCACCCCGGGATGGGGTGCAATAACCGGGTAGAGCTGCCTGCCACTGGCTGCTGCACCCGCGATGAGTTGCGAGCCGAGCCGCTGGCTGCTGCACCTTGCGATGCGTTGCAGCCACCGAGTCGAGTCGCCTGCCGCTGGCTGCTGCACCCGCTATGAGTTTCAGCCGCCGAGCCGGGCTGGGCCGCCAACTGCTGGTCGCCGCCGCTGTGTTGCCAGCCGAGTCGCCGCGATGCCATCAGTGCGACGACAGGAGTCATGTCACACCATCCCGCCAGACAGCCCCCGGATCACCTTGCAGTCATGGCAGCGGGACGAGCGACGAAGGAACGAGGTAGCTGGGGGTGGGGAGCAGGCGACGAAGGAGCCGGCGTGGGCGTCCGCAGTACGGCCCGACCGCTCGGCGCAGCGATCACGCTTTGTAGTGAAAAAAGCTCGGTTCTCACCGATTGCCACTAGGCAAAGGGGGGAGTGGGCCGTATTCTCTTGCACGCTGACCGGTCCGTGAACGAGGGGGCGAGGGTGACCGAGGTCCAAGTGCCGCACACCCATGATCGCGTGGAGTTGCGTGATCTCGCCGCATTGGCCGGCGCGGGTGACTCGACGGCGTTGAACGACCTGCTCACCCGGGTCCGTGCTGTTGCCCACCGCTACGTGCGGTCGAGGCTCTGGACGTATCCCGGTGGCGCCGACATGGTCGACGACGTCGCGCAGGAGGTTTGTGTCGCGGTGTTCGGCGCGTTGGGCCGGTACCGCGACGAGGGGAGGCCGTTCGAGGCCTTCGTCTACGGCATCGCGGCGCGTAAGGTCGCCGATGCGCAGCGTGCGTTCGCGGTGGCGGACTTGTCGACGCCGGATCTTCCGGACGGGGCGGACGAGTCGCCGACGCCGGAGGAGCACGCGGTCAGACATTCGGAGGTCCAGCACATCGTGGGGTTGCTGGACAGATTGCCGGAGAAGTTGCGGGAGATCCTGCGGCTCCGGGTGGTAGCGGGGATGTCAGCCGAGGAGACCGGCCGGGCACTGGGGATGACACCGGGGGCGGTGAGGGTCGCACAGCATCGGGCGTTGAACACGCTCAGGGGGTTTGTGGGGCATGAGGCAAAGTCGGAACGAGGGGCAGGGGAGGAGCGACATGGCTGACCGTTTTGATCTAGAAGCGATAGAGGCCGATGACGCGCTGCTCGACCTGCTTGCAGCCGGTGGGGAGTCCGCCTGGGAGGCGGGCGAGCACGACCCGGCCCTGAAGCTGCTGGCCGGTCTGCGGCTGGCGGTGGAGGTCGAGGACGAGCTCCCGGTGGAGACGATCGACGATCCGGAGAGTTTCCTGGCGCGCTGTGCCGCCCTGAACCCGGTGACGGATCCGTTCGCCCGCAAGATGGCGGCGCGGAGCCTGGCTTTCGGTGTCGCCGCGGTGGCCGCGTTGTCGGTCTCCGGCGTGGCCGCGGCCGTCAACGGCGACCCGCTGTCGCCGTACGAGAAGGTGATCGAGAAGGTCGTCGACGGCCTGCGGGACGAGACGAGCTTCCCGAAGGACCAGCTCGAGGGTCTGCCGGTGGTCGACAAGACCAAGATCGTCAAGGTCTCGAAGAACTTCCAGGCCCAGGCCGCAGAGCGGGTGGCCGGCGAGAAGGCGAAGGACGCCGCCGAGGTCGCCACCGAGCCGGAGGCCGCCGTGATGTCCGCGGCGAAGCCGCCGCTGGCCCGCGCGATGCCGCAGAGCGAGCAGCAGTTGCTGATCGAGACGCCGGTCGTGCCGCCGCCGGTCGCGCCGGAGGAGAAGCCGGTCCAGCCGGAGACTCCGGTCGAGCAGCCCACCACCGAACCCAGCACCGAGCCGACGAACCCGCCGACCACGGAGCCGACGAACCCGCCGACGACCGAGCCGACGAACCCGCCGACCACGGAACCGACGAACCCGCCGACGACCGAGCCGACGAACCCGCCGACCACGGAACCGACGAACCCACCGAGTACGCCGCCCACCACTCCGGCCCCGGGTGGCGACAACAACGGGTCGACCGGGAACCCGGGCGAGCTGCCGGGCGGCGGTACGCCGAGCGCTCCGGTCACCCCACCGCCGTCAGTGCCGAGCCCCGGCACCGGCGACAACGGCGGCGAGCAGACCTCCCCGGGTGGCGACCAGACCGGTGACCCGCAGGGCGACGACCAGCCTGGTGACAAGCCCGGCGACGACAAGCCCGGCGACGACAAGCCCGGCGACGACAAGCCCGGCGACGACAAGCCCAGTGGCGACCAGCCGAGCCCCGAGACGGGCAACCAGACCGGTGACCAGGGCGACCAGAAGCCGGCCGACCCGGTCAAGGACCTCGTCGACAGCGTCCTTCCGCTTCGGCCGATCCAGACCAGCACTCCGGTCAAGGACCCCGAGCGGCTGCAGCAGTACGTCGGCAGGGGCTTCTCGGGCAAGGGCAAGCACGCCGGGACCAAGCCGGCGCTGGGCTGGGCCAGGTCGCAGTACGCGAAGGGCAAGCACTCCAGCGGCCACTACGCCGAGGGCCGGCACGCCGCGATCGCGCGGGCGCACGGCTCGGTGGCACCGGTCACCATCCGGCAGATCCTCGGGTTGCTGAACAACCCGATGACCGACCGCTGACCGAAGCCGAACAGGGCACGCGGCCGGCAAGTGGTCCCCGCCGCAGGGGATCACTTGACCGGCTGAGCAGGACCGATTCGGGACGGCGGGCAGCCGCGGCATAGGATGGGGCCCCGTTCTCGCCGTGCAAAGGTGCTTGCCTTCCTCATGGACATCACACCCGCTGGAGTTCCCGACAAGTTCGCCGTCCTCGGCCTGACGTTCGACGACGTGCTGCTGCAACCGAACGAGTCCGACGTGATCCCGTCGGAGGCCGTCACCAAGTCCCGGGTCAGCCGCAACATCGAGGTGAACATCCCGCTGGTCTCCAGCGCGATGGACACCGTCACCGAGGCGCGGATGGCGATCGCGATGGCCCGTCAGGGCGGTCTGGGCGTGCTGCACCGCAACAACTCGATCGAGGACCAGGCCCAGCAGGTCGACCTGGTCAAGCGCTCCGAGTCCGGCATGATCGCCCAGCCGATCACCATCGGCCCGGACGCGACCATCGGCGAGGCCGACGCGCTCTGCGGGCAGTACCGGATCTCCGGCGTGCCCGTGGTCGACAACGCCGGCGTCCTGGTCGGCATCGTCACCAACCGCGACATGCGCTTCGAGAACGACCCGAGCCGGCCGATCCACGAGGTGATGACGCGGCAGCCGCTGGTCACCGGGCCGCAGGGGATCAGCGCCGACGACGCGATCAAGCTGCTCAGCCGGCACAAGATCGAGAAGCTGCCGCTGGTCGACGAGGCCGGCAAGCTGACCGGCCTGATCACGCTGAAGGACTTCGTCAAGCGCGACCAGTTCCCGCTCGCCACCAAGGACGCCTCCGGGCGGCTGGTGGTCGGTGCCGCGATCGGCTTCTTCGGTGAGGCCTGGAAGCGCGGCATGACGCTGATCGAGGCCGGCGTCGACGTTCTTGTGGTCGACACCGCGCACGGTCACTCGCAGGCCCAGCTCGACATCATCCGCAAGCTCAAGGCCGACCCGGCCACCCGCGGCGTGGACATCGTCGGTGGCAACGTCGGCACCCGCGCCGGTGCCCAGGCGCTGGTCGACGCCGGTGCCGACGGCGTCAAGGTGGGCGTGGGCCCGGGCTCGATCTGTACGACGCGCGTAGTCTCCGGTGTCGGAGTCCCGCAGGTCACCGCGATCTACGAGGCGTCCCTGGCCTGCAAGCCGGCCGGCGTACCGGTGATTGGTGACGGCGGCCTGCAGTACTCCGGTGACATCGCCAAGGCGCTGGTCGCCGGCGCGGACACCGTGATGCTCGGCTCGCTGCTGGCCGGTTGCGAGGAGTCGCCCGGCGACCTGGTCTTCATCAACGGCAAGCAGTTCAAGGCGTACCGCGGGATGGGCTCGCTCGGCGCGATGCAGTCCGGCGGCCTGCGCAAGTCGTACTCGAAGGACCGCTACTTCCAAAGCGACGTCGGCAGCGACGAGAAGCTGATCGCCGAGGGCGTCGAGGGCCAGGTGCCGTACCGCGGCCCGCTGTCGGCCGTCGCGCACCAGTTGATCGGCGGCCTGCGCCAGTCGATGTGGTACTGCGGATCGCGCACCGTCGCGGAGCTGCAGGACAAAGGCGTCTTCGTCCGGATCACCTCGGCCGGCCTGCAGGAGTCGCACCCGCACGACATCCAGATGACGGTCGAGGCCCCGAACTACTCCGGCCGCTGACGGTCACTGATTTACGGTCCGCGCCACGCCCTCCGAAGGTGTGTGCCGCGCAACAGGACGAGAATGGGTGACCGACCCAGCTCGTCGTCTGTTGGAAGGTGCGCTCGATGTCATCAAGCACGCTCGACCGAACTCACGACCAGACTCCGCCGATCCGAACCTCCCGCCGAGGGGCGGTCATCCGCAGGATCTCACTCTTCCTGCTGGCGCTGACCGCCTCGCTCGGCTTCTCCCTGGTCCCGGCGTACGCGGCCTTCGTGCCGATCCCGTCGAACTACGTCTACGACACCAGCCGGGGTGCCTGGCACGACTACTGCACGCTGTCACCGGACGTCCCGTACGTACCGCCCGGCTCGCACGTCGACTTCCGCGGGCCCTGCGCCCGGCATGACATGTGCGAGGAGGCCGGCGGCAAGAACACCTATGCCTGCGACCGGTTGTTCTTCAATCTGATGCACGAACAGTGCGCCTGGGCGTTCGCCTCCGACAACCCGCACCGTGGTCCGTGCGACTTCATCGCCGACACCTACTACAACACCGTCCGCCAAACCGGCTGACCTCCCTGCCCGCTGTCGTCAGGGGGTCACCTCGGTAAGGTGACCCCATGACCGAGATCGAGATCGGCCGCGCGAAGCGCGGGCGGCAGGCCTACGCGTTCGACGACATCGCGATCGTGCCGTCGCGGCGGACCCGCGACCCCGAGGAGGTCTCGGTCGCCTGGCAGATCGACGCGTACCGGTTCGAGTTGCCGATCCTGGCCGCGCCGATGGACTCGGTGATGTCGCCGGCCACCGCGATCGCGATCGGCAAGGCCGGCGGGGTCG encodes:
- the guaB gene encoding IMP dehydrogenase, whose protein sequence is MDITPAGVPDKFAVLGLTFDDVLLQPNESDVIPSEAVTKSRVSRNIEVNIPLVSSAMDTVTEARMAIAMARQGGLGVLHRNNSIEDQAQQVDLVKRSESGMIAQPITIGPDATIGEADALCGQYRISGVPVVDNAGVLVGIVTNRDMRFENDPSRPIHEVMTRQPLVTGPQGISADDAIKLLSRHKIEKLPLVDEAGKLTGLITLKDFVKRDQFPLATKDASGRLVVGAAIGFFGEAWKRGMTLIEAGVDVLVVDTAHGHSQAQLDIIRKLKADPATRGVDIVGGNVGTRAGAQALVDAGADGVKVGVGPGSICTTRVVSGVGVPQVTAIYEASLACKPAGVPVIGDGGLQYSGDIAKALVAGADTVMLGSLLAGCEESPGDLVFINGKQFKAYRGMGSLGAMQSGGLRKSYSKDRYFQSDVGSDEKLIAEGVEGQVPYRGPLSAVAHQLIGGLRQSMWYCGSRTVAELQDKGVFVRITSAGLQESHPHDIQMTVEAPNYSGR
- a CDS encoding class I SAM-dependent methyltransferase; this encodes MDPSSITLLLTSDGSAVLAETCAAFTPGGELKLVERLRRRYDAAVVTAAVTQASLRHRAAAKFGVTDAARMYFTPDGLEQATRTTVGVHRAARIAHTLPGATVVDLGCGIGGDLISAARAGLRVTGVERDPATAAAAQANLAALGLAGEVLVGDAEAQDVSQYDVVFADPARRADGRRVFDHNAYSPPWSFITDLLTGTACVKVAPGIPHDAVPEGVEAEWVSDAGEVKEAALWSGKLYAGTTRRATLLPSGATVTSAPEVESAPVGQYIYEPDGAVVRAGLVTAVAAAVDGWLVDPRIAYVSSDTLAATPLASAYEVIEELPYKEKALRSWVRAHGIGTLEIKKRGVDFDPAVLRKKLSPKGSATATLIVTRIGRDAVAYSCRRLALPLHSNI
- a CDS encoding peptidoglycan-binding domain-containing protein, yielding MALHLPSLPKLSPRKLVVIAAIVASPFVVAGLAANGANDSSSSGADSAAPGGGAPAVQIKADASAAAGQRMDAAAAATPQCLYARLVPVGRTGWGVPMPSVWNSTSTTCNLMLGDDPYRTTSRRGDPDTAIRTLQRNLNYCYGYKLTVDGVYGSNTRGVIKAVQKRHKLAADGIYGPKTRSAMNWRLFSSKTNTWSKACSSPL
- the groL gene encoding chaperonin GroEL (60 kDa chaperone family; promotes refolding of misfolded polypeptides especially under stressful conditions; forms two stacked rings of heptamers to form a barrel-shaped 14mer; ends can be capped by GroES; misfolded proteins enter the barrel where they are refolded when GroES binds), translated to MPKILEFDENARRALERGVDKLANTVKVTLGPKGRYVVLDKKWGAPTITNDGVTVAREVELDDPFENLGAQLAKEVATKTNDVAGDGTTTATVLAQALVHEGLRAVAAGVNPMGLKKGIEAAVEAVSKKLIETARPVDDKGDMAHVATISARDAEIGSLIAEAFDKVGKDGVITVEESNTFGTELEFTEGMQFDKGYISPYFITDAEAGEAVLDDPYILISQGKISAVADLLPLLEKVVQSGKTLLIIAEDVDGEALSTLVVNKIRGNFTSVAVKAPGFGDRRKAMLEDLAALTGAQVIAPEVGLKLDQVGLEVLGTARRIVVTKDNTTVVEGAGKSDEIESRVNQIKAEIERTDSDWDREKLQERLAKLAGGVCVIKVGAATEVELKEKKHRIEDAVSATRAAIEEGIVAGGGSALVHAAAVLDNGLDLEGDELAGVRIVRKAVVEPLRWIAENGGYEGYVVTAKVAELEVGSGFNAATGEYGDLLAQGVLDPVKVTRSALANAGSIAALLLTTETLVVDKPEEEEPAAAGHGHGHGH
- the shbA gene encoding RNA polymerase sigma factor ShbA, yielding MTEVQVPHTHDRVELRDLAALAGAGDSTALNDLLTRVRAVAHRYVRSRLWTYPGGADMVDDVAQEVCVAVFGALGRYRDEGRPFEAFVYGIAARKVADAQRAFAVADLSTPDLPDGADESPTPEEHAVRHSEVQHIVGLLDRLPEKLREILRLRVVAGMSAEETGRALGMTPGAVRVAQHRALNTLRGFVGHEAKSERGAGEERHG
- the groES gene encoding co-chaperone GroES — protein: MSVTIKPLEDRILVAPLEAEQTTKSGLVIPDTAKEKPQEGEILAVGPGRIDDNGNRVPLDVNVGDKVIYSKYGGTEVKYDGQDYLILGARDILAVVTK